A genomic stretch from Dissulfurispira thermophila includes:
- a CDS encoding efflux RND transporter periplasmic adaptor subunit, whose product MKKRKLLMVAVGLILIASLLLYFSKAISLNTILKNRGADSLKAQPSEHQSTSEQQTTTEGQMSEEPPTVEIPPDKQQLIGVKTVEVSIKPLQKIIRTVGRIEYDERRLFTVNTKFEGWIEKLYVNYTGRYVKKGEPLAEIYSPELFATQQEFINVTKWAKQSKEIKNETMSNLILKDAEAIIEAAKQRLRLWDITDEQIKKIEETGKPIRTLTIYSPVNGYIVQKTALQGMRVMPGEKLFDVADLSTIWIISDIYEYELPLIKIGQKANINLSYFPGKEFSSAIDYVYPTLAGETRTAKVRFTIANPGGQLKPQMFTNVEIKINIGNKLTIPEDAVIDTGTRQIVYVDRGEGYFEPREVILGLRAEGLREVITGLKAGEKVASSATFLIDSEAKLKGIEPITKKQKEVIN is encoded by the coding sequence ATGAAAAAGAGAAAATTATTAATGGTTGCAGTGGGATTGATTTTAATTGCAAGTCTTCTACTTTATTTTTCAAAGGCAATATCTCTGAATACTATTTTGAAAAATAGGGGTGCTGACTCGTTAAAAGCACAGCCTTCTGAACATCAAAGCACATCTGAGCAGCAAACAACGACAGAGGGACAAATGTCTGAAGAGCCTCCCACAGTGGAAATACCTCCTGACAAACAGCAGTTAATAGGAGTAAAGACAGTAGAGGTGTCTATAAAGCCCCTCCAGAAGATCATCAGGACAGTCGGACGTATAGAATATGATGAGCGTAGATTGTTTACAGTCAACACGAAATTTGAAGGATGGATAGAAAAACTCTATGTGAATTATACAGGAAGATATGTCAAAAAAGGAGAACCTCTCGCTGAGATTTACAGCCCGGAGCTTTTTGCAACCCAGCAAGAATTTATAAATGTAACAAAATGGGCAAAACAAAGCAAAGAGATAAAAAATGAGACAATGAGCAATCTCATTCTGAAGGATGCAGAGGCAATCATAGAGGCTGCAAAGCAACGGCTAAGATTATGGGATATAACAGATGAACAAATTAAAAAAATAGAGGAGACAGGAAAACCTATAAGGACACTTACCATCTACAGCCCTGTAAACGGCTATATTGTGCAGAAGACAGCATTGCAGGGCATGCGTGTTATGCCCGGAGAAAAGCTATTTGATGTTGCTGATTTATCAACAATCTGGATAATTTCGGATATTTACGAATATGAACTACCCTTGATAAAAATAGGACAGAAGGCAAACATCAACCTTAGCTATTTTCCGGGTAAGGAGTTTTCATCAGCAATAGATTATGTCTACCCTACACTTGCAGGCGAAACAAGAACAGCAAAAGTAAGATTTACCATTGCAAATCCCGGCGGGCAACTCAAACCTCAGATGTTTACCAATGTAGAGATAAAGATTAACATCGGAAACAAACTCACCATTCCAGAGGATGCAGTTATAGACACCGGCACACGGCAAATAGTCTATGTTGACAGAGGAGAAGGGTATTTTGAACCAAGAGAAGTAATACTCGGATTGAGAGCCGAAGGATTAAGGGAGGTAATAACGGGGTTGAAGGCAGGCGAAAAAGTAGCTTCATCCGCCACATTCCTCATAGACTCTGAGGCAAAACTAAAAGGTATTGAACCAATTACAAAAAAACAAAAAGAGGTAATAAATTAA
- a CDS encoding FixH family protein, giving the protein MNMKKLAVSTLILLLVAGIAYAKDYEVKKKAGEYDVTAKIDKNPPVVGDNNITVEIKDASGKYVTDAKVKVEYSMPAMPGMPAMNYKTNAELKGNEYNAKMNLSMSGPWNIAIKITRGSKTTTVKFNVDAR; this is encoded by the coding sequence ATGAACATGAAAAAGTTGGCTGTATCTACATTAATCCTGCTTTTAGTAGCAGGGATTGCTTATGCAAAGGATTATGAGGTAAAGAAAAAGGCAGGCGAGTATGATGTAACTGCAAAAATCGACAAGAATCCGCCTGTTGTCGGAGATAACAATATCACTGTCGAAATTAAGGATGCATCAGGAAAATATGTCACCGATGCGAAGGTAAAGGTCGAATACTCTATGCCGGCAATGCCCGGTATGCCTGCGATGAATTACAAGACCAATGCAGAATTAAAAGGCAACGAGTACAATGCAAAGATGAATCTCTCCATGTCAGGACCATGGAATATAGCAATCAAAATTACACGCGGTAGTAAAACAACAACAGTGAAATTCAATGTGGATGCAAGGTAA
- a CDS encoding sensor histidine kinase, which produces MKTKIFLAFIVVILLVLFSNFIFEWLIIKDFDNYVNGVKEDQFYWILASVEGSYSDGKWDIKALSESIHWAMMFGLDIKILNANGHEIISSREVMESLSDTMKHRMKSLFHTHITEGKYEEYPLYIKDKNIGKLLSRPFEKDVIKEKEAVFRMRSKNFIIVSFLIAGVGSLIVALFFSQYLSKPLTDLKTAAENIAKGHLDVKITPKTSDEVGKLSESFNIMAESLRKEEELRRHLMSNIAHELRTPLTILKSYIEAIEDGVTETGKGLENIKDELNRLIRLIKGIEDITTAEASFFVKGEMVEVNLREFLLEISEEVRPAFKEKGLDINIAKEDDLIVVTDIEKLEKIIRNIVSNSLKFTEKGGVWIDYGTEENNFYIEIRDSGRGIPENKMPHIFERFYRIEGSRTNGLGLGLAIVKELVNVMDGMINVQSEVNKGTVFRIYLPKGA; this is translated from the coding sequence ATGAAGACAAAGATATTTCTTGCGTTTATAGTTGTAATACTTTTGGTCCTTTTTTCAAATTTCATATTTGAATGGCTAATAATAAAAGATTTTGACAACTATGTGAATGGCGTAAAAGAAGACCAGTTTTACTGGATACTTGCATCAGTCGAAGGTAGTTACTCTGATGGGAAATGGGATATAAAAGCACTATCAGAATCAATACACTGGGCAATGATGTTTGGTCTTGATATAAAAATCCTTAATGCTAATGGACATGAGATCATTTCATCCAGAGAGGTTATGGAATCTCTTTCAGATACCATGAAACATAGAATGAAATCACTCTTTCACACACACATAACAGAAGGCAAATACGAGGAATATCCCCTTTACATTAAAGACAAAAATATCGGAAAACTTCTGTCAAGGCCATTTGAGAAGGATGTGATAAAAGAGAAGGAAGCTGTATTTAGAATGAGGTCAAAAAATTTCATCATCGTCTCATTTCTTATAGCAGGCGTGGGCTCGCTAATAGTAGCCCTATTCTTTAGCCAGTATCTGTCAAAACCATTGACTGACCTCAAGACAGCAGCAGAAAACATTGCAAAAGGTCATCTCGATGTGAAAATAACACCAAAAACGAGCGACGAGGTCGGAAAATTATCCGAGAGCTTCAATATTATGGCAGAATCGCTCAGAAAGGAAGAAGAATTACGAAGACATCTCATGTCAAATATTGCACACGAACTAAGAACACCATTGACAATACTGAAATCTTATATAGAAGCAATAGAGGATGGAGTAACCGAGACAGGAAAAGGTTTAGAAAATATAAAAGACGAGCTTAACCGTTTGATAAGGCTCATAAAAGGCATAGAGGACATCACAACTGCAGAGGCGAGTTTTTTTGTTAAAGGAGAGATGGTGGAAGTTAATCTAAGAGAATTTTTGTTAGAAATATCCGAAGAAGTACGACCAGCATTCAAAGAAAAGGGTCTTGATATAAATATCGCAAAAGAGGATGACTTGATAGTTGTCACTGATATAGAAAAACTGGAGAAAATAATAAGAAATATCGTTTCAAACTCTTTGAAATTTACTGAGAAGGGTGGGGTGTGGATTGATTACGGAACAGAAGAAAACAATTTTTACATAGAAATACGAGATTCTGGAAGGGGCATACCTGAAAATAAAATGCCACATATATTCGAGCGTTTTTACAGAATTGAAGGCTCAAGAACCAATGGATTAGGACTTGGACTCGCCATTGTAAAAGAACTGGTAAATGTTATGGATGGAATGATAAATGTGCAAAGTGAGGTAAATAAAGGGACTGTATTCAGAATCTATTTACCCAAAGGAGCTTAA
- a CDS encoding TIGR02757 family protein: MTLKQTLDRLYTTYDFRDRIIHDPIEFPHRYKNPADIEIAGFISSCFAYGRVELFKPVINKVLSKMGESPFIFLRQFNINKQKDLFSGIKYRFNETGDIVCLLYAIHRILKDFGSLETLFKLGYNNSDDKIAAAISYFVSEILRINTTTVYGKNIKTHGFLQFLPSPTKGSSCKRINLFLRWMIRDKDIDFGIWKGIPKNKLVIPLDTHIARISKCLGFTKRSSQDWKTAVEITEALKIFDPEDPLKYDFALCHQGISKLCSKMNCKECDFNYGVVNTL; the protein is encoded by the coding sequence ATGACCCTAAAACAAACTCTTGACAGGCTTTACACTACATATGACTTCAGGGATAGGATCATTCATGACCCTATAGAATTTCCACATCGTTATAAAAATCCTGCGGATATTGAGATCGCAGGCTTTATATCCTCTTGCTTTGCTTACGGAAGAGTTGAGCTATTTAAGCCTGTAATAAATAAAGTCCTTTCAAAAATGGGTGAAAGCCCTTTTATTTTTCTCAGACAATTTAATATTAACAAACAAAAAGATCTATTTTCAGGCATTAAATATAGGTTTAATGAAACAGGTGATATTGTATGCCTGCTCTATGCAATTCATAGGATTCTTAAGGATTTCGGAAGCCTTGAGACTCTCTTTAAGCTCGGATATAACAATAGCGATGATAAGATTGCAGCCGCTATTTCATATTTTGTGAGTGAAATTCTTAGAATTAATACCACTACAGTTTATGGGAAAAATATAAAAACACATGGTTTCCTTCAATTTCTCCCATCTCCTACAAAAGGAAGTTCATGTAAAAGAATAAACCTTTTTCTGCGTTGGATGATAAGGGACAAAGACATTGATTTCGGGATATGGAAAGGGATTCCTAAAAATAAATTAGTCATCCCCTTAGATACACATATAGCACGCATATCTAAATGTCTTGGTTTTACGAAGAGGTCATCACAGGATTGGAAAACGGCAGTTGAGATTACAGAGGCTTTAAAAATATTTGATCCCGAAGACCCTCTTAAATACGATTTTGCATTATGCCATCAAGGAATATCAAAGCTCTGTAGCAAAATGAATTGTAAAGAGTGCGATTTTAATTATGGTGTTGTGAATACCCTTTGA
- a CDS encoding TolC family protein yields the protein MTENRRQKTKDRGEVVKNLIGKKEKTSLLHLFTSSPIHLFKMSLALALILASPVFAEELNLQQLIDEALKNSHEILITESRTAASKFKIPQAESLPDPMVMFGYQNGGFRKLYNFSGSPDSRWMFSASQTFPFPGKLSLKGEIASRDAESQKALSESVRLKTIARVKELYYELFLAYKNIDLIKEKTTLFSRIEDAALSRYSTGMAPQQEVLMAQTEKYMLLEKEEMLRQKIQSIEAMLNATIGRDVNSPLGRPAELPYTMLQQNMEGLINLAYANSPEIMVKEKIIAGAEAKVQIARKEYYPDFTINGSYFLRNKEVPDMWSLTATINIPIFYKTKQKQAVNEAEASLSEARHELESTRIMLSSAIRDNYSMIKTAEKLMELYKNGLIPKTYQDFELSLSGYITGKIDALTVISRLKSFIELETLYWNQFVEREKAIARVEAIAGISIKREESKK from the coding sequence ATGACAGAAAACAGAAGACAGAAGACAAAGGACAGGGGTGAAGTGGTGAAGAACCTAATAGGTAAAAAGGAAAAAACTTCACTTCTTCACCTATTCACTTCTTCACCTATTCACCTCTTCAAAATGAGCTTAGCATTAGCCTTAATATTAGCCTCTCCTGTATTTGCCGAGGAACTCAATCTTCAGCAATTAATTGACGAGGCACTGAAAAACAGCCATGAAATCCTTATAACTGAATCAAGAACTGCTGCCTCAAAATTCAAAATACCACAGGCAGAGAGCCTTCCTGATCCGATGGTAATGTTTGGCTATCAAAATGGAGGCTTCAGAAAACTCTATAACTTTTCAGGTTCTCCAGATTCTCGGTGGATGTTCTCTGCGTCGCAGACATTCCCTTTTCCTGGAAAATTATCTCTAAAAGGCGAAATAGCTTCACGGGATGCTGAAAGCCAAAAGGCATTGTCTGAATCAGTTCGTTTAAAGACCATAGCACGGGTCAAGGAGCTTTATTATGAGCTGTTTCTTGCATATAAGAATATCGACCTTATTAAAGAAAAAACCACTCTCTTTTCAAGGATAGAGGATGCAGCACTTTCTCGATATTCAACAGGCATGGCACCACAGCAAGAGGTATTAATGGCACAGACAGAAAAGTATATGCTCCTTGAGAAAGAGGAAATGCTCAGACAAAAAATACAATCCATAGAAGCAATGCTTAATGCCACTATAGGCAGAGATGTCAATTCGCCACTCGGCAGACCCGCTGAACTGCCATATACAATGTTGCAGCAAAATATGGAGGGATTAATTAATTTAGCATATGCAAATTCACCCGAGATAATGGTCAAAGAGAAGATAATTGCAGGAGCAGAGGCAAAGGTTCAAATAGCAAGAAAGGAATACTATCCTGACTTTACAATCAACGGTAGCTACTTTTTAAGAAATAAGGAAGTACCTGATATGTGGAGTCTTACAGCTACCATTAATATCCCTATCTTTTATAAAACAAAGCAGAAACAGGCAGTCAATGAGGCAGAGGCATCTTTGTCAGAGGCAAGACATGAACTTGAATCAACCAGGATAATGCTGTCTTCAGCAATCAGGGATAATTATTCCATGATTAAAACAGCAGAAAAATTAATGGAATTATATAAAAATGGATTAATACCAAAAACATATCAGGATTTTGAATTATCGCTATCAGGATATATTACAGGAAAGATTGATGCCCTTACAGTCATATCAAGGCTGAAATCCTTTATCGAACTTGAGACCCTCTATTGGAATCAGTTTGTTGAAAGGGAAAAGGCAATAGCAAGGGTTGAAGCCATAGCAGGAATTAGCATTAAGCGTGAGGAGTCCAAGAAATGA
- a CDS encoding YajQ family cyclic di-GMP-binding protein yields the protein MAEEHSFDIVCEVNMQEVLNAVDQSMKEINQRFDFKGSKSSIEFDKGKGTITLISDDEMKLKSVIDILQTKLVKRGVSLKALNYGRTEPASGNTVRQVITLQQGIPQEKAKEIVKLIKDTKLKVSAEIQKDQVRVKGKKIDDLQTIISRLKEKDFGIHIQVTNYR from the coding sequence ATGGCAGAAGAACATTCCTTTGATATTGTATGCGAAGTAAATATGCAAGAAGTCTTAAATGCTGTTGACCAATCTATGAAAGAGATAAACCAAAGATTTGATTTTAAAGGAAGCAAGAGCAGTATTGAATTTGATAAGGGCAAAGGCACTATTACTCTTATTTCTGATGACGAAATGAAGCTGAAAAGCGTTATAGATATACTACAGACAAAGCTTGTCAAAAGAGGTGTTTCTTTGAAGGCATTAAATTATGGCAGGACTGAGCCAGCGTCTGGAAACACAGTAAGACAAGTTATAACTCTACAGCAAGGCATACCACAGGAAAAAGCAAAAGAGATAGTAAAACTTATAAAAGATACAAAGCTGAAGGTCAGTGCAGAAATACAAAAAGATCAAGTCCGTGTGAAAGGTAAAAAGATAGATGACCTTCAGACAATTATATCGAGGCTTAAGGAAAAGGACTTCGGAATACATATACAGGTTACAAATTATAGATGA
- a CDS encoding carbon-nitrogen family hydrolase yields the protein MKIALIQLNIAWESKKVNYEKAEFFAKKATKEKCDVIVFPEMFNTGFSMNVSAIAESENGETNLVLSEIAKKYSIYLIAGFPVKEQDEEKGRNIAVVYDRKGIRITTYTKIHPFSFSDEDKYYIAGSNPVIFNIDNIPCSIFICYDLRFPEVFRKVAKNVQVVFVIANWPASRKDHWETLLKARAIENQCFVIGANRTGTDGNGITYHGASHIFGPLGNNILCGDDKKEFLTGEINPSEAADVRSKFPFLKDMRI from the coding sequence ATGAAAATCGCTCTAATACAACTAAATATTGCTTGGGAATCAAAGAAGGTAAACTACGAAAAGGCAGAGTTTTTTGCAAAAAAAGCAACAAAAGAAAAATGCGATGTCATCGTCTTCCCTGAGATGTTCAATACAGGCTTTTCCATGAATGTGTCTGCCATTGCAGAAAGCGAAAACGGAGAGACAAATTTGGTGCTGTCAGAAATAGCAAAAAAATACAGCATATATCTGATTGCTGGTTTCCCTGTAAAGGAGCAGGATGAAGAAAAAGGCAGGAATATAGCAGTTGTCTATGACAGAAAAGGCATTCGCATTACTACTTACACAAAAATTCATCCTTTTTCTTTCTCCGATGAAGATAAATATTATATTGCGGGTAGCAACCCGGTTATATTTAATATTGATAACATTCCATGTAGCATCTTTATCTGTTATGATTTGAGATTTCCAGAAGTATTTAGAAAAGTAGCAAAAAATGTGCAAGTAGTATTTGTTATTGCAAACTGGCCGGCTTCCAGAAAAGATCACTGGGAGACACTGCTAAAGGCCAGGGCAATCGAAAATCAATGCTTTGTAATTGGCGCTAATCGCACAGGAACAGATGGTAATGGCATTACCTATCATGGAGCATCCCATATTTTTGGTCCATTAGGCAATAATATTCTCTGCGGCGATGATAAAAAAGAGTTCCTGACAGGAGAGATAAATCCATCAGAGGCGGCAGATGTCCGCTCAAAATTTCCATTTCTCAAAGATATGAGAATCTAA
- a CDS encoding response regulator transcription factor — protein MSNKSILIVEDEKKIADIVKSYLERDGFKVAIANTGQDALQQIKNNFDLIILDLMLPDIDGEAICTAIREFSDVPIIMLTAKSSEDDRIKGLGIGADDYVIKPFSPRELVARVKAHLRRIKKYKKNVLSFNNGLLLIDTPSMGVKKGGKVISLTSTEFKILLHLAERPQIVLTRLQIVNAVQGYDFEGYDRVIDAHIKNIRHKIEDNPHKPVFIKTVYGTGYKFIGVPD, from the coding sequence ATGAGTAATAAGAGTATCCTCATAGTAGAAGATGAAAAAAAGATTGCTGACATTGTCAAGTCGTATCTTGAGAGAGATGGCTTTAAGGTGGCTATAGCGAATACAGGACAGGACGCACTTCAACAGATTAAAAATAATTTTGACCTCATAATCCTTGACTTGATGCTTCCAGACATTGATGGAGAGGCAATATGCACTGCAATAAGAGAATTTTCTGATGTGCCGATAATTATGCTCACTGCTAAAAGCTCAGAAGATGACAGGATAAAAGGTCTTGGCATAGGCGCAGATGACTATGTTATAAAACCCTTTAGCCCGAGAGAGCTTGTGGCGAGGGTAAAGGCACACTTAAGAAGAATAAAAAAATACAAAAAAAATGTTTTATCATTCAACAATGGTCTTCTGCTAATAGACACTCCTTCTATGGGGGTTAAAAAAGGTGGAAAGGTTATATCGCTTACATCCACAGAGTTTAAGATACTCCTCCACCTTGCAGAAAGGCCGCAGATTGTCTTAACGCGGCTTCAGATTGTAAATGCTGTACAGGGATATGACTTTGAAGGATATGATAGAGTTATTGATGCACACATAAAAAATATACGACATAAAATAGAAGACAATCCTCATAAACCTGTATTTATAAAAACAGTTTACGGCACGGGATATAAATTTATAGGAGTGCCTGATTGA
- a CDS encoding efflux RND transporter permease subunit → MIAKIIEYSAKNKFIIFLFVIFLIVWGYWALKKTPLDAIPDLSDTQVIIYTEWPGRSPDLVEDQITYPITSTLLAAPRVQAVRGFSFLGSSFIYVIFEEGTNIYWARSRVLEYLQAVKNKIPADVNPVLGPDATSVGWGFSYAVIDETGEHNLAQLRSIQDYNIKLALESVEGVSQVASIGGFVKQYQITIDPNKLLTYNLPLPKVLEAIKKSNRDVEGRVLEFSGTEYMVRGRGYIKNLSDIENISVGTNGAGTPVFLKDIANIQLGPEIRRGIAELDGKGEVTGGIVVVRFGQNVLNVIDRVKEKIKKDIEPSLPKGVKIIATYDRSDLIHQSINTLKEEIIKLSVAVSAVCIVFLFHLPSALVVILTLPIAIIISFICMYYLGVTSNIMSLSGIAIAIGAMVDASIIMVENAHKKLEEWEEHGRQGSRIDVIINAAKEVGPSLFFSLLVITVGFLPVFTLQAQAGRLFKPLAYTKTFAMLFSSFLAITLTPVLMTLFIKGKIRPEEKNPISRILYKIYEPIVHLALRFKKMVIIIALIIMAITAYPFLKLGSEFMPPLYEGTLFYMPVTVPAASISEVSRLLQMQDKILKGIPEVAQVFGKAGRAETATDPAPLEMFETVINLKPESKWRPGITVESLKNEMNDALTIPGVANSFTMPIKARIDMLSTGIRTPVGIKIMGSNLEEIERLGIELERHLKDITGTRSVYAERITTGYFLDFNINRKEIARYGLTVDDVNEIIQSAVGGMNLTTTVEGRERYPVNVRYSRELRGDIEKLKRVLVPMMPGNRAEVMGNSPLPIALTQVPLGELTDIKIVRGPTQIKSEEGLLASYVYIDFSGRDVGGYVEEAKKKIASLKIPEGYRLQWSGEYEYLLKTHERLKLVIPLTVLIIFVLIYLNTKSVIKTMIVLLAVPFSLVGSFWLLYILNYNMSIAVWVGIIALAGLDAETGVVMLLYLELAYEKWRKEGKLNGINDLKAAIMHGAVKRIRPKIMTVSVILAGLIPIMFSHGAGSDVMKRIAAPMVGGVVTSTILELLIYPAIYMIWKGRKFKGYSQHHN, encoded by the coding sequence ATGATTGCAAAGATAATTGAATACAGCGCAAAAAATAAGTTTATCATTTTTCTGTTCGTGATTTTTCTCATAGTATGGGGATACTGGGCATTAAAAAAGACACCCCTTGATGCAATACCTGATTTGAGCGACACCCAGGTAATCATCTACACTGAATGGCCCGGAAGGAGCCCAGACCTTGTAGAAGACCAAATAACATACCCTATAACATCCACTCTCCTTGCTGCTCCAAGGGTACAGGCAGTGCGCGGATTTTCCTTTTTAGGAAGTTCGTTTATCTATGTCATCTTTGAGGAAGGGACAAACATATACTGGGCAAGGAGCAGGGTATTAGAATATCTCCAGGCAGTAAAAAACAAAATTCCAGCAGATGTCAATCCAGTGCTCGGGCCAGATGCAACAAGCGTAGGATGGGGATTTTCATATGCTGTAATAGATGAGACAGGTGAGCATAACCTCGCACAACTTCGATCTATTCAGGACTACAACATAAAACTCGCCCTTGAAAGCGTTGAAGGTGTTTCACAGGTTGCAAGCATCGGCGGGTTTGTAAAACAGTATCAGATTACCATAGATCCAAACAAACTTCTTACATACAATTTGCCTCTGCCAAAGGTCCTGGAGGCAATTAAAAAAAGCAATAGAGATGTTGAAGGAAGGGTGCTGGAGTTCTCAGGCACAGAATATATGGTAAGGGGGCGTGGCTACATTAAAAATCTCAGTGATATTGAAAATATCTCTGTAGGTACCAATGGAGCAGGAACACCTGTATTTTTAAAAGATATTGCAAACATACAACTGGGACCGGAAATAAGGAGGGGTATTGCTGAACTTGATGGTAAAGGAGAAGTGACAGGAGGAATTGTAGTTGTAAGATTTGGTCAGAATGTCCTTAATGTCATAGACAGGGTTAAGGAAAAAATTAAAAAAGATATTGAACCAAGCCTGCCAAAAGGCGTAAAGATTATAGCAACATACGACAGGTCTGACCTCATACACCAATCTATCAATACACTTAAAGAGGAAATCATAAAACTCTCTGTTGCAGTGAGTGCAGTCTGTATTGTATTTTTATTCCATTTACCAAGCGCCCTTGTAGTCATACTGACACTGCCTATTGCAATCATCATTTCGTTCATATGCATGTATTATCTCGGTGTAACATCAAATATCATGAGCCTAAGCGGCATTGCTATTGCTATCGGAGCAATGGTAGATGCGTCTATCATAATGGTAGAAAACGCACATAAAAAACTTGAAGAATGGGAAGAACACGGCAGACAGGGCAGCAGGATAGATGTAATAATAAATGCTGCAAAGGAGGTTGGCCCTTCACTATTTTTCTCATTGCTTGTCATTACTGTTGGCTTCCTTCCAGTATTCACTTTACAGGCACAGGCAGGAAGACTCTTTAAACCACTGGCTTATACAAAGACCTTTGCAATGCTCTTTTCATCATTCCTTGCTATAACCCTGACACCTGTATTAATGACACTTTTCATTAAAGGCAAGATAAGACCAGAAGAAAAAAATCCGATTAGTAGAATACTTTATAAAATTTATGAGCCTATAGTACATCTTGCCCTTAGATTTAAAAAGATGGTTATCATCATTGCATTAATCATCATGGCAATAACCGCTTATCCCTTCCTGAAACTCGGCTCTGAATTCATGCCTCCATTATATGAAGGCACACTTTTTTATATGCCTGTAACAGTGCCAGCTGCTTCCATATCAGAGGTCTCAAGGCTCTTACAAATGCAGGATAAGATATTGAAAGGTATTCCTGAAGTAGCACAGGTATTTGGAAAGGCTGGTAGGGCTGAAACTGCTACAGACCCAGCACCGCTTGAGATGTTCGAGACAGTTATCAACCTAAAGCCTGAATCAAAATGGAGGCCTGGCATTACAGTAGAAAGCCTAAAAAACGAGATGAATGATGCCCTCACAATCCCCGGAGTGGCAAACTCATTCACAATGCCGATAAAAGCTCGTATAGATATGCTCTCAACAGGCATCAGGACTCCTGTAGGCATTAAGATAATGGGATCTAACCTTGAGGAGATAGAAAGGTTAGGCATTGAATTAGAGCGCCATTTAAAAGATATTACGGGCACCCGAAGCGTATATGCTGAGAGAATAACAACAGGATATTTTCTTGACTTTAATATCAATCGCAAAGAAATAGCAAGATATGGATTGACAGTAGATGATGTCAACGAAATAATACAGTCTGCCGTTGGGGGAATGAACCTTACCACCACTGTTGAAGGAAGGGAGAGATATCCAGTAAATGTCCGTTATTCAAGGGAATTAAGAGGTGACATAGAAAAATTAAAAAGGGTACTCGTGCCTATGATGCCAGGCAATAGAGCAGAGGTCATGGGCAATAGCCCATTGCCTATAGCCTTAACTCAAGTTCCTCTCGGTGAGCTAACAGATATAAAAATAGTAAGAGGACCTACACAAATCAAAAGCGAAGAAGGGCTTTTGGCATCATATGTATATATAGACTTTTCAGGCAGAGATGTGGGCGGATATGTTGAAGAGGCAAAAAAGAAAATCGCATCTTTAAAGATCCCAGAAGGCTACCGCCTTCAGTGGAGCGGCGAATATGAATATCTCCTCAAAACACATGAAAGGCTGAAACTTGTTATTCCCCTCACCGTGCTCATCATTTTTGTGCTTATCTACCTTAATACAAAGTCGGTTATAAAGACAATGATAGTGCTGCTCGCAGTGCCATTTTCGCTTGTCGGCTCATTTTGGCTTCTTTATATACTCAACTACAACATGAGCATAGCCGTATGGGTGGGGATAATAGCACTTGCAGGATTGGATGCTGAGACAGGCGTTGTTATGCTGCTTTATCTCGAATTAGCATATGAGAAATGGAGAAAGGAAGGTAAATTGAATGGCATTAATGATTTAAAAGCGGCAATTATGCACGGTGCAGTAAAAAGGATTCGCCCTAAAATAATGACCGTCAGCGTTATTCTTGCCGGTCTTATTCCAATAATGTTCAGCCACGGAGCTGGTTCAGATGTGATGAAAAGAATTGCTGCACCTATGGTTGGCGGCGTAGTAACATCCACCATTCTTGAATTACTCATTTATCCGGCAATATATATGATATGGAAAGGGAGAAAGTTCAAAGGGTATTCACAACACCATAATTAA
- a CDS encoding CYCXC family (seleno)protein, with the protein MIVIFLTVFTGNATAQKPVKDESLRKGETRATLDPNLFTDARTKRAYQIAKEIPWVLDSIYCYCMCEESPVFKHKSLLSCYVDNHAAMUDICLGEALRASELYKKGYPIKRIRDIVEKEFKR; encoded by the coding sequence ATGATTGTAATTTTTCTCACAGTATTTACAGGCAATGCAACAGCACAAAAACCTGTGAAAGATGAATCTCTGAGGAAGGGAGAAACAAGGGCAACCCTCGACCCGAACCTGTTTACCGATGCGCGTACAAAAAGGGCGTATCAGATTGCAAAGGAAATTCCATGGGTTCTGGACAGTATCTATTGCTACTGCATGTGCGAGGAGTCTCCGGTGTTTAAACACAAAAGTCTCCTGAGCTGTTATGTTGACAATCATGCTGCAATGTGAGACATCTGTCTGGGGGAGGCCCTGCGGGCTTCCGAGCTTTATAAAAAAGGCTATCCTATAAAAAGGATACGAGATATTGTTGAAAAAGAATTTAAGCGATAG